CTCCTGCGGTCGTCCTTGAACCTGTGCGGGTCGACGCGGGTGATAAATTCCTGGGGCTCGACTTGTCAGCGCACCTTCTGCCGAAATACCGGCAGCAGCTTCGCGCCTGGCGTAACCATGGTGCCACAGTCCATCTCATCGTCTATGATCTGCTGCCGCTACAGAGACCGGCATGGTTTACAGATTCGGCCGTCTCAAACTTCCGCAAATGGTTCGACGTTGTGAAGACGGAGGCAGATCAAGCGATCTGCATCTCAAATCAGGTCCGTGAGGACGTGCGGAAGGGAATTGAGCTTCATGGCGCGAGAATGCCCGCGTTGGGGCGGCTTCAGTTAGGGGCCGACATCGCCGCTACAATCCCCTCCAGTGGTGTGTGCGACGACCTGAGACGTATCCTTGATTACACCCGCTTTCGCCCCGCCGTTTTGATGGTCGGAACAGTGGAGCCGCGAAAGGGGTATGAAGCAGCGCTGCGAGCGTTTGATCACTTGTGGCATGAGCGCGCGGACGCACCCGATCTCATCATTGTCGGCAAGCCGGGATGGAAGACACCGGCGCTTCAAGCGGACATTCGATCGCACAAAGAATTTGGAAGACGTCTGCACTGGTTCGACCAGATGAGCGACGAAGGCCTCTGCCTTCTCTACGATTCGTGCAGCGGCTTGTTGATGGCTTCAAGGGGCGAGGGATGGGGCCTGCCACTCGTCGAGGCGGCAATGCACCGCCGCTTCGTCTTGGCGCGCGATTTGCCGGTCTTTAGAGAGCAGGGGCTACCGAACATCTTGTATTTCAGCGACGACCGCCCGGAAGCGCTTGCGAGCGAAGTCACGCGTTTGGTCGAGGTCAGCAATACCGCCGCTCCCGCCGCGGAGTTGCAGACGTGGGCCGGCTGCGTCGACGGCTTGCTTGAAACGTTGGGCCTCATAAATCGGAGCGAGGTGTCGCAGGGGCCGCTGTTGCGGATTGCATCGTGACGTTCGTCTCCTACGCACAGAATTTTGAGGATGTAATATTGTGGCGCGCTCTGCAGGACGTGGAGGGCGGTAGGTATCTCGACATCGGCGCTCAGGAGCCTGAGCTCGATTCGGTTAGTTTGGCGTTTTACCGGTTGGGCTGGCGTGGGATCCACGTCGAGCCAACCCCGACCTACGCGACGCTTTTGCGGAGTGCACGCCCGGACGAAACGGTAATCGAGGCGGCGGTGACGGATGCACCGGGACCGATCACCTTGTACGAACTGGGTGGGCTCTCTTCAGGGTGCAAAGATGTTGCGGAGCATCATCGCCGGAACGGTCATGAACCTCGGTCGATGCTCGTCCCAACTGTTCGCCTGGATCATCTGCTCGATCTTAGTGACGGTGACGTTCATTGGATGAAGATCGACGTGGAGGGCATGGAAGCCGACGTGCTTCGCAGTTGGGGCGAGAGCCCCAAACGCCCGTGGGTCCTCGTCATTGAATCGACCTTTCCAATGTCGCGCGAGACTACGGAGCAGCAATGGATCGATCAGGTCCAGGAGCGCGGCTACGAAGAGGCTTTCTTCGACGGGTTGAGCCGGTATTTCGTCCACGAGAGCCATCGCGAGCTGGCTGAGCGTCTCGGACAGCCAGCAAATATCTTCGATGATTTCCAGATCACATCGAGACATTTCGCCGCGCGGCTGACGCAAGACGAAGCAGAAGAACAGAAGAAGCTGTCCGAGGCTCGGGTAGCGGCGCTCAGTCTCGACATCTTGCAGCTTCGGGAATCTCTTCGAGCGCACCAGTCGGAGCTTGAAGGGGAGCGTTCCCGCAACGCGCAAGAATTGAAGGCCGCGAAGGACGACGCAGCCGAGGTGCGGCTGCGACTTCGTGAAGCTGAGACCGAGCTAGCCGTCGAACGCGCTAAGGTCGGGCAACTTGAAGATCGCGAACGCCAGTCCGCTGCCGAGGTCCAGAAGCTCAGAGAAGGGCATCGCTCCGAGCGCGAAGCCCGAGCAGAGATCAATGCGGAACTCAACAAGATCTCGACCTTGGTCGGCGCGCAGGACTCTGGTGTCCAGTTCTCTCGCACCGATCAATGGCTGCAGCCCGGTATCGCGTACGCCGCGGTCACCGTACGACTAGAATCGTTGAGGCAAGAGCTTCAGACTGCACGCGAGTTCGCCATCGATCAGTTTGTTGCGGGACAAGAGTCGCGAAGTATTGAAATCGGTTTCCTGTCGGACCGACTTTCGACTCTCCAGTTCGAGGTCGCGGAAGAGCGCCATCGTGTCCGCTCCCTCAGTTCGGAACTTGGAAGCGAACGCGCTCAGCTGGGCGGTCGTATAGCCTCTCTCGAGGACGAAATTGCAGCCGCGCGGAGCCGACTGGCGCAGGAAGAGGACCAGAGCGGGAAGGAGCGCGCCCGACTCCAGGAGATCATAGACGAATATGCCAGTTCGCTGGCGGCCGTCCGAGAGGAGGCATGCCGGCTGGACCTGCAACTTGCCGAGGCGCGCGCTTCGTTGACAACAATCTTCGGGAGTAAGCGTGGCCGGCTCGCAAGGCGGCTCGGTTTGCTCCCGGCCCAATTAGTCTCTGAGAGCGGGGCGTTGCCGAAACGGCTCGAGGTTTCCCTCGCTGCTCGGCCCTTACCTTCAGAACAATCATCGAGCGAAACCGCTCAGGAACGTGGAATGGATCTTCCGGTGAATGAACAAAGGCATGTGAGCACTCTTCTGGCGTTGAATGGCTCAGCCTTCGTGGATGCGCTGTATCGAGTGTTCCTAAAGCGATCCCCTGATCGCGCGGGTCGGGACCATTATGTTGCCCGCCTTCAGGCCGGATTTTCAAAAGAGGACGTGCTCGTAGCAGTCGCGACTTCGCCTGAAGCCCGAGCTGCCGGGGCATCGATTGACGGTTTCTCGGAACTGAGCAGAGCGCATGATCGCGAGAGGCGATGGTCGTTCATCGGCGGCGCGAAGCCCATTAAACGCAGGCTTAATCGGCTTGAGTACAGCATCGGGGAGGCGCACAATTCCTTGGCAGATCGCCTCGACCGCATGGAATCTTCTCTGGAGCAGATTCAGGCCAAACTGGAGAATAGCCTTCGGATGGGGCCCGCCCGCGACGCCGGCGTTTACGTCCAGGGCGTGCCAGTCTCGATCAAGCGCGGCATACCGATGCGGCCCACAAACGGCGCTGCTGAATTCATAGAGCAGCTTCGCGATAGCGTCCAATCATCCATGGAAGCGCAGACTCTGCGCAATGGCCGCTGAGCCCCTCGAATGTACTTCTCGACCGATTTCCAAGGCAAAATTGTTCAGCTTACGGACGCGCTCGACCGTTTCGATGCAGTCTCGAACCAAGTCATCGCGTTAGATGGCCTCCTGAAGGAGCAGGGCTTCCAAACGTTGATCGGTGCGCGCTTCGCGCATCCTGACCGTGATCATCTTATCGTCAAGCGGGAACGCCTCGAACTCACCGAGCGCGATGTCCTCATTGTTCATTATTACGGCTACAACGACGGTCTCGAGCAATGGCTTGGCGAACAATATTGCACGAAGGTTCTGCTGTATCACAACATCACGCCTGAGGGCTTCTTTGCTGACAATGCACAAGCTCGCGATTTCTGCCGGAATGGGCTGACGCAACTCAAGGCTATCCTGCCGTCCTTTCAATTCGTGTGGGGGGTAAGCCGGTTCAACCTCAACGATCTGCTGAAGCTGGGCGCCCCTGCCGCCCGGTCGGCCGTGCTGCCGATCGTTGTCGAGGAGATGACTGCGCTTCAGCACGATGAGGATACAGTCGGGCACTGGGCGTTCGTCGGGCGCATCGCGCCCAACAAGGGGCAGATTGACCTGGTTGAGCTGTTCGCCCGCGTCAGGAAGCGCAACCCTCAATTGGCGAAGACGCTGACGTTGGTTGGCGGATCGGATCCGAATGAGGGCTATGTCGAGCGTCTGAAGGTGGCTGTTTCGCAGACGGACTGTGGCGATTGCATCCACATCTTGGGCAAGATTACCGATGAGGAGCGCGATCGGATCCTCGCGGGCTCGGATTTCTACGTCTCGTTGAGCGAGCATGAAGGCTTTGGAGTTCCTCTCATCGAGGCGCCGCTTGCCGGGCTTCCCACCTTGGCGCTCGACCGGGCGGCCGTGGGCGAGACGATGGGCGGCGTTGGCGCTTATCCAGATCTCAAGAAGTTGGAGAAGGCGCTTATCGAGCTGAGTAGGGACCGAGCAAAACGCGCCGATCTGTTGAAATCGCAGCAAGAAAATGCTCGGAAGTACTCGAGGAGTATGATCTCACGGCGGCTTTTCGACGCCCTGCAACCCGTCGTTCCGGCGAAAGACAGTTTCACCTCTGTGTCCGTGGTCATCTGCACGTACAACAGGAAGGATTATCTTGAGCGCTGCCTCGATTACCTGACCTATCAGTCGAATGACAACTTTGAAGTCATCGTGGTTGACGGGCCCTCGGATGATGGCACCGCGGAGGTGCTGGCGCGCCACCGCGGATGCATCAAGGTGGTGAAGAACCCGGAGCGCAATCTATCGAAGTCACGGAACTTGGGAATCGATGCAGCAGCCGGCGACATTGTTGCTTTTATTGATGACGATGCGCTTCCCTTCGATGATTGGGTCGACCGTGTTTTGCAGGAATACAACGGCCGCACTCTGACAACCGCTGGCCTTGGTGGGCCGGCCTATTACGCAGGCAGTTTGTGGTTTCAGGCAGAAGACAATGGGATAAGCAACGATTGTCAGGTAAAGGTTAGCATCGACAGCAGGGAGATCGGGCGAAACGGCTGGTATCGGTACAACACCGGTACAAACGCCACATTCGCGCGAGAGGCGCTGGTTCAGGTCGATGGCTTCGACGAACAATACGATTACTTTCTGGATGAGTCCGAACTGTGCCTGCGCCTGCAAAAGTCAGGATGGCTGATCGGCTACGCTCCCGAAGTGATTGTTCGGCACGAATTTGCAAAGAGCCACAACCGATCCGGCAAGTTCAATTACAACTGGTTTACGATCTGCAAGAACTCGGCATACTTTGTGGCGACGAATGGAGGTCTAAAGGGCAAGAAGCTCGAAGACTTCCTTACGAAGCGCTTCGAGGTTGAGCGCGTTGCTCCGCTCGACAAGGCTCTTCGCGATGGCGAGCTGTCTGCCGCCGATCGAGATCGCCACGTCCAGGCCATTTGGGACGGCATGAAGAAGGGCTTGAACGATGCCGCGCATTGGCCTCGGACCCGAGCGATTAAGGAGCGGCCGAGCGATTTTCTTTGCTATGCCACGAGGCGCGATCGCCCTGCCGTGTTACGCGATTGTGCTCCCCTTCATATCTGCATCGTTTCAAAAGAACTGCCCCCTTTCACTGGCTCGGGTGGCGTTGGCACCCTCTATTATCATCTGGCGAGCGAACTTCTCCTGATGGGCCATCACGTGTCGGCCATCGTGCCTGGTGGGGAGGATCGGCTTCATCGGCAAGGGCGCCTGTCCATCTATTTCACCACTCAAAGAA
This portion of the Sphingomonas limnosediminicola genome encodes:
- a CDS encoding glycosyltransferase family 1 protein — encoded protein: MGARQAWLWRNRAIFGGTGAVVGPRLLVDVSAIIRHDAQTGIQRVVRAVWSELYRRRGAGFDVIPVYATSKHGYCYAVADHDGKLSPAVVLEPVRVDAGDKFLGLDLSAHLLPKYRQQLRAWRNHGATVHLIVYDLLPLQRPAWFTDSAVSNFRKWFDVVKTEADQAICISNQVREDVRKGIELHGARMPALGRLQLGADIAATIPSSGVCDDLRRILDYTRFRPAVLMVGTVEPRKGYEAALRAFDHLWHERADAPDLIIVGKPGWKTPALQADIRSHKEFGRRLHWFDQMSDEGLCLLYDSCSGLLMASRGEGWGLPLVEAAMHRRFVLARDLPVFREQGLPNILYFSDDRPEALASEVTRLVEVSNTAAPAAELQTWAGCVDGLLETLGLINRSEVSQGPLLRIAS
- a CDS encoding FkbM family methyltransferase, whose translation is MTFVSYAQNFEDVILWRALQDVEGGRYLDIGAQEPELDSVSLAFYRLGWRGIHVEPTPTYATLLRSARPDETVIEAAVTDAPGPITLYELGGLSSGCKDVAEHHRRNGHEPRSMLVPTVRLDHLLDLSDGDVHWMKIDVEGMEADVLRSWGESPKRPWVLVIESTFPMSRETTEQQWIDQVQERGYEEAFFDGLSRYFVHESHRELAERLGQPANIFDDFQITSRHFAARLTQDEAEEQKKLSEARVAALSLDILQLRESLRAHQSELEGERSRNAQELKAAKDDAAEVRLRLREAETELAVERAKVGQLEDRERQSAAEVQKLREGHRSEREARAEINAELNKISTLVGAQDSGVQFSRTDQWLQPGIAYAAVTVRLESLRQELQTAREFAIDQFVAGQESRSIEIGFLSDRLSTLQFEVAEERHRVRSLSSELGSERAQLGGRIASLEDEIAAARSRLAQEEDQSGKERARLQEIIDEYASSLAAVREEACRLDLQLAEARASLTTIFGSKRGRLARRLGLLPAQLVSESGALPKRLEVSLAARPLPSEQSSSETAQERGMDLPVNEQRHVSTLLALNGSAFVDALYRVFLKRSPDRAGRDHYVARLQAGFSKEDVLVAVATSPEARAAGASIDGFSELSRAHDRERRWSFIGGAKPIKRRLNRLEYSIGEAHNSLADRLDRMESSLEQIQAKLENSLRMGPARDAGVYVQGVPVSIKRGIPMRPTNGAAEFIEQLRDSVQSSMEAQTLRNGR
- a CDS encoding glycosyltransferase, which codes for MYFSTDFQGKIVQLTDALDRFDAVSNQVIALDGLLKEQGFQTLIGARFAHPDRDHLIVKRERLELTERDVLIVHYYGYNDGLEQWLGEQYCTKVLLYHNITPEGFFADNAQARDFCRNGLTQLKAILPSFQFVWGVSRFNLNDLLKLGAPAARSAVLPIVVEEMTALQHDEDTVGHWAFVGRIAPNKGQIDLVELFARVRKRNPQLAKTLTLVGGSDPNEGYVERLKVAVSQTDCGDCIHILGKITDEERDRILAGSDFYVSLSEHEGFGVPLIEAPLAGLPTLALDRAAVGETMGGVGAYPDLKKLEKALIELSRDRAKRADLLKSQQENARKYSRSMISRRLFDALQPVVPAKDSFTSVSVVICTYNRKDYLERCLDYLTYQSNDNFEVIVVDGPSDDGTAEVLARHRGCIKVVKNPERNLSKSRNLGIDAAAGDIVAFIDDDALPFDDWVDRVLQEYNGRTLTTAGLGGPAYYAGSLWFQAEDNGISNDCQVKVSIDSREIGRNGWYRYNTGTNATFAREALVQVDGFDEQYDYFLDESELCLRLQKSGWLIGYAPEVIVRHEFAKSHNRSGKFNYNWFTICKNSAYFVATNGGLKGKKLEDFLTKRFEVERVAPLDKALRDGELSAADRDRHVQAIWDGMKKGLNDAAHWPRTRAIKERPSDFLCYATRRDRPAVLRDCAPLHICIVSKELPPFTGSGGVGTLYYHLASELLLMGHHVSAIVPGGEDRLHRQGRLSIYFTTQRTFSLPVNDNGFSGNVDWSLSALAKLSAIHRERPIDIVDSALWDAETLAFSLLEDRPPLVVRLVTPFSVSASINGWNPSPVQQDYFMEGERTLVQRADAVIPISRTIAATVMKTHGVNQDARWSTGHCGIAPWPFFDVNAGYDDFPELELLGSAQLKSAQIVLFIGRLERRKGIDMILEAAPEILADNPKAILVFGGRDPDDWESRFREALPRQLQARIIFLGEVSDGTREKLLAHAQCVLFPSRYESFGLVPLEAFVHGCPVVATRAGAIPEVVQDGVSGILVEPEDSAALAKAVGRILADEDLRGSLSDGARRRVNDLSARNSAVHTVSVYQRLVHRRAFAAATTLKA